A window of Daucus carota subsp. sativus chromosome 2, DH1 v3.0, whole genome shotgun sequence genomic DNA:
tttagagacggagggaatatatttcatttttagaTTCTAGTAAGACAAACTCAACGGCTATCCAAAAATTCTAATCAAACATAGATTATCTCAAATTCTCTTTATTGTTCAATAATTAATTCGAGTGATCCAGATTTGGATGAATGAACAGTTTGGACCAATtacctactttattataaaataatgattttgtcaTTTccgtattttttatttatttgatttaattttttttgtgattattaatattttattaataataatctgtaattaataattaataaaaatatatttctaggaataatattaatcatacatCCAATTACTTAATACATTACCCTGTCGAAAAATTAAATTACACTTGACCAACTACTGGCCCCACCATCACCTGACACGTGTCAACTTATTTTAACAGTCACGAGTCTGCACTGGCTGCTCATAGTCTGAAAACAGTAGCAGGTCAGTTACAcgcccctctctctccctctccctccctccctctctctctctctctgatttGTTTGATCAGTTTGTTTTTATTTCCAGGTTATTGTTATCGTTATTTTACAGGCTTATTGCGGTGAATCGGATCTGAGTAATCAAAAGGAACCCAAAAATGAGGAATAATTGGAACATCTTCCACAAATTCTCCAAAACTCTCCGCGACAATCCTTCTCTCTCTAGCTTGCTTGTCGTCTTCACCGTCaggtataatattatatacgtttttttttgtttatttatgttCGTGCTAATTCGCGGTTTGGTTATGTGATTCGAGACGTTGAATCtaaattttaacataaaaatCGAGTCATATCGAGTTTCTCGCGATTTGATTGTTGAAAAGTAATAGATTTGGAGGTATGGATATAATAGATCATGATTTGCCGTGCTTAATGTAGAAATTTCATTTTGTGGCTGTTGTgttaattttatgttatatttatgttttttggtTAATGCTTGTGTTTGAATCAATGCGATTGCAGTTATTAAGAGCATCGTtattaagagcatctctaatCAAAGAAAGGAGttggcatactaaaaataaaaaataaaaaatatagtcaacctTTTGGCAAAggcacactccaaccatacccaTCTAACCATACCCATTtgttttctataattttagccaacctaatatggatgactatatttgtcgaaccccTACGGaactgtaagaaatctgtaggatgattacacatcatttattcccatattaaattgatatattctattttaacaatctaaaatattaataacatactattttaaattatagccaaccaatatagccaataccattgaagcacaatatcttataggttcagcaaattttacataatgtcttactgcttcaatttagccaacgattatagccaaccccattggagatgctctaagaggcTTATCAGTTTATGAGTACCGGATATAGTAGTAGATGAGTAATCTGGAGGTCTCTGGATTAAGTGATTGACTAGGCACTAGATGTCTTTATTAAGCCTCCAGCCAAATTTATAAtgtatgattcaaaattaattgcTGAGCTACATGACATCAGGAAGACAAATTCACTATGGAAAGAGAGAAACGAGTTCTTAAGAAATGAAGTACTGACCTGCAGTAACCTTGTTTGAGTAACTGTTAAGGCTCTATTAAGGATAACTTACCGTTTTAAGTGATGAGAAAGTCATTGACCATTAAAAATTCTTGCAAGGGCGTCAGACTGTCAGTTCTTCTCGATCATACTGTTAGGGTTTGGTGTTCATTCTTGCGTGGATTTTGCATGACTAATGTGTAGGTAGGGATCATACGTTATATTGGAAAGTTGTGAAGGTCTTGTAGGATTCCAAGGCAGTTTGCATGTAAACTCACTAACAAATTTTTGAGATTGTCGTAAAAACATAAGCTGCTTGGATTTTCCCTAATAACAAGGCAGATAGACATTAAAGCATCCATATATCAAATGGTATATTGCATTCTAAGGGTTCTAAACTTATGCATATACCAAGAGATATGTCATATATAGTTAGATGCCTGTGTTTATCCATTGTTTCTTACTTTCTGAAGTTGTGTATTTCAGTGGTGGAAGTCTTTTGGCTTATTCTGAAGCAAATGCAAGTACCCAGCTAAGCAGTGCTGTTGCATCTGAGGATGGtaagaagaaaaagagagtgGTGGTACTAGGCACAGGTTGGGCTGGAACAAGTTTCTTGAAAAGTCTGAAGGATCCCTCATACGATGTTCAAGTGATATCACCACGTAATTACTTTGCATTTACCCCTCTGCTACCAAGTGTTACATGTGGCACTGTGGAACCTCGCAGCATAGTGGAACCTATTCGTAACATTGTCAGAAAGGTAAACTTGAAGGGGATAGGTCCGCATACACCTGATAGTATAGTGGAGTTGTAGAGGCACATTCTTCTTTGTGTTAGTTGGGACTAAATATAATAGTTGATTTCAGTTCATGTTAGTAGAATCTACAGTTGATGTTTTGATGATGTCTTTTGTAATGTTATTATTCTCTTTAAAAGGTTTCCCGGTCCCACATGAAGGTGTGTAGGTCTAGCTTGACTCACTGTCTCTCTTCATATATTTTCAATTCTGGTCAGCTTTTCATAAAGTTTACTCTGCCTTGCATGGCATATTTCGTATTgtttatgtatttaaaaaattaaactaattttttcCTACATCTGCTCTTGCAGAAAAATGTAGACATTCATTTCTGGGAAGCTGAATGTTTCAAGATAGATGCTGCAAATAAGAAAGTGTACTGTAAACCCACCCAGGGAGGTAAAATGGACGGGAATTCAGAATTTGTTGTTGATTATGACTATCTTGTAGTTGCCATGGGAGCTCGTGCAAACACATTTAATACTCCCGGCGTCGAGGAAAATTGTCATTTTTTGAAGGTAACTTTTTTAAGAGAACGTATCTCATGTATAGTTGCAGTTTTGTTTTTGTAGTCCAGATGAATTCTGTAAAAGCTTAGGTGCAGATAACAGGAAATGAACGAATGCTTTTATGTTGTTTTTTTAACCATGTCATTTTTTGTTTACGCTCAACATGTTTTGTGTGTATATTCAATTCCAGCTGTATGTGTTGACGGTGGGACAAGCATTAAGTATAGATAAAAGAAATGTCTCTCTGAAAGTCTAATGATGAGAATGACGGCTGTTTAACTGTTGTATTGGAGTTATATTAAATTTCCAGGAATATATTCCTTTTTCAGGAAATAGAAGATGCTCAAAGGATTCGTAGGACGGTTATCAATTGCTTTGAAAGGGCCAGCCTCCCTAACCTAACCGATGAGGAGAGGAGAAGAGTCCTCACATTTGTTATTGTTGGCGGCGGTCCAACTGGTGTTGAGTTTGCGGCTGAGCTTCATGATTTTATATCTGAAGATCTAGTAAAGCTCTATCCCAAGGCTAAAGATTTGGTTAAGATAACACTTCTGGAGGCAGGTGATCATATTTTGAACATGTAAGTATCTGTTACCATAAAAGCAACTGTTTCTCCTTTTTGCTGTTCTTCTATGTAATTCAATTAATGATACCCATAAACCCACACGATTTGTCAGTTTTTGAGATAGATGCCTTAAATCTGCATGATAGATCTTATTTCAAGTTGCATGTACTCACTACCATATAGCCTAACAAGTTTGGAATTTTACAATAAGTAGGTTACACCACAGGCCCACACAAGCATTATCGATCTTATTTTGTTAATACACACAAAGATAAACACTTCAGGGAACGCAAAATTCAGCACTTGGAAGTAGGAATTTGATAATAACAAATAGAGTTAATTACAATTTGTACCCCTAAGTTTGCTCgaaacgcagtttagtacctgaactttaaaacgtgacaATATAAATCCTACACTTAACATTCCCGTGCAATTTGTAACCCGTAGTCATTGTTCCGTCCAAATCGGTCGTTAACTTTAATTGTTTGAGagataacagtgtgtatattagtttcaaacagctactttaccccatgtgacccctcaaaaattatgtattatattttgaaattatttctgaacacacacaacgatgtaaaaaaaatttaaaataatttttaaaatatgtatctagatttagaatttgaaaatttatttttttacataaacgctgtaacttattttaatatttttaaaataaatacatattttaaaaattattttcattttcttttcatcgttgtgtgtgttcagaaataatttcaaaatataatacataaactttgagggaTCATAAGGGATAAAGTAGAtgttaaaaactaatatacacactgttacctctcaaacagttaaagttaacggcagatttggacggaatagtgaccaggggttacaacttgcacgggaatgttaagtgtagggtgcatattgtcatgttttaaagttcaggtactaaactgcgtttggagcaaacctaggggttacaaagtgtaattaactctaacaaataaacctttttttttatttttcctcACTAACTTGAGATGGTTTTGATTGATTATCTGTTTGCTCATTTACTTGGTAATCAAAATCATGGTGAACGCCAAAAATCTTTTCTGGAAATTTTGTATGTATAGGATTGTATATGTGTACATTAGTTCTCTTTCTACTCATCTTATATGCTCTCATATCATCCATTGCTCTTCATTCGCAGGTTTGATAAAAGAATCACAGTGTTTGCAGAGGGAAAATTCAAGAGAGATGGCATTGACCTCAAAATGGGCTCAATGGTTGTCAAAGTTTCAGACTCTGTGATCTCTACCAAAGATGTAAAGACGGGGGAAGTCTCTTCTCTTCCTTACGGAATGGTTGTTTGGTCAACTGGTATTGGAACACGTCCAGTCATAATGGATTTCATGAAGCAAGTTGGTCAGGTGTTATATTTCGTTAATCCGTAACTCATCTTTGCATTTTAGGCTTTTCTTTTTTGCACCATTTACGGTAATTTTTTATGACAAGGATCTGATTACTGATGTAGGTTAATAGACGGGTATTAGCAACTGATGAGTGGCTACGTGTTGAACGAACTGATAGCATATATGCACTCGGAGATTGTGCCACAATAAATCAGCGAAAAGTCATGGtattatccaaatttttaattttgtgaatGTATAGACTGAAACTGTGTTAAAGTGCTCATGATTACATACTTATACACATGCCAGTATATAAATTGCATATACCTACCTCCAACCCTTACAGTGACCTTAATTTTTCTGGGAAACGCATGAGGTGGTTATATCTGGATGACTAATATGATTGTGCTTTCCTTTTTTAACAGCTTCATTAAATCATTAAGTACAGAGTAGCACAATACTGGAGTTTATGAGTTTATGTCACTGGCATTTGGTTATTAAATGATACTAATCTTCTCCCAACTTTTGTCTTTTTTAGGAAGACATTTCAGAAATATTTAGTAAAGCTGACAAAGATAGCTCTGGAACAC
This region includes:
- the LOC108209787 gene encoding external alternative NAD(P)H-ubiquinone oxidoreductase B2, mitochondrial; translated protein: MRNNWNIFHKFSKTLRDNPSLSSLLVVFTVSGGSLLAYSEANASTQLSSAVASEDGKKKKRVVVLGTGWAGTSFLKSLKDPSYDVQVISPRNYFAFTPLLPSVTCGTVEPRSIVEPIRNIVRKKNVDIHFWEAECFKIDAANKKVYCKPTQGGKMDGNSEFVVDYDYLVVAMGARANTFNTPGVEENCHFLKEIEDAQRIRRTVINCFERASLPNLTDEERRRVLTFVIVGGGPTGVEFAAELHDFISEDLVKLYPKAKDLVKITLLEAGDHILNMFDKRITVFAEGKFKRDGIDLKMGSMVVKVSDSVISTKDVKTGEVSSLPYGMVVWSTGIGTRPVIMDFMKQVGQVNRRVLATDEWLRVERTDSIYALGDCATINQRKVMEDISEIFSKADKDSSGTLTVKEFQEALDDICERYPQMELYLKNKKMSSLVDILKESKGDIAKESIELNIEDFKLALSQVDSQMKNLPATAQVAAQQGAYLASCFNRMEECEKNPEGPVRFRESGRHRFKPFRYKHLGQFAPLGGEQTAAQLPGDWVSIGHSSQWLWYSVYASKLVSWRTRALVITDWTRRFIFGRDSSQI